In Crassostrea angulata isolate pt1a10 chromosome 4, ASM2561291v2, whole genome shotgun sequence, one genomic interval encodes:
- the LOC128181654 gene encoding retinoic acid receptor RXR-alpha-like has protein sequence MHYQTIQDASFSSPYSNPDTNVNTFAGVFPFDHLQRERSHPAMFAQDNAHVQNILHRNENVAFDTPQHRATTHYRRQQYVGHFVNIPDMRDSTNWKNPAESNLLYLDLDKMGKAMPSGRSRSYIDALPGSYTDQQSQSSIQSSEVGVHDNRRYCFGNNRFAPTSQEMRQPRRLREDEVVTYTPTTVFGKLDMTSYSDHDLSKDVICAVCGDSAKCQHYGVRTCEGCKGFFKRSVQKNSNYVCVGDKKCLIDKSRRNRCQSCRFQKCLTVGMSKEVVRSGQLKGRRGRLPSKTKQSVFYLPLDPSN, from the exons ATGCATTACCAAACAATACAG GATGCTTCGTTCTCGAGTCCATATTCAAATCCAGATACAAATGTTAATACATTTGCTGGAGTCTTTCCATTTGATCACCTACAGCGAGAAAGGTCTCATCCGGCAATGTTTGCGCAGGATAATGCGCATGTGCAGAATATCCTTCACAGAAATGAAAATGTTGCGTTCGATACCCCTCAGCACCGAGCCACAACGCACTATCGTCGGCAGCAGTATGTTGGCCATTTTGTAAACATACCGGACATGCGCGATTCTACCAACTGGAAAAATCCTGCAGAAAGCAACTTGCTTTATCTGGACCTGGACAAAATGGGAAAAGCCATGCCTAGTGGAAGAAGTCGCAGCTATATTGATGCTTTGCCTGGTAGTTACACCGACCAGCAGTCTCAAAGCAGCATTCAAAGCTCAGAGGTCGGAGTTCACGATAATCGTCGTTACTGTTTTGGCAATAATCGGTTCGCACCGACGTCACAGGAAATGAGGCAACCAAGGCGTCTTAGAGa agaTGAGGTTGTGACTTACACGCCAACGACAGTGTTTGGAAAGTTGGACATGACCAGCTATAGCGACCACGACTTAAGCAAAGACGTCATTTGTGCAGTGTGTGGAGACAGCGCCAAGTGTCAGCACTATGGCGTCAGGACATGCGAGGGATGCAAAGGCTTCTTTAAA AGATCTGTCCAGAAGAATTCGAATTATGTCTGTGTTGGCGACAAGAAATGCTTGATTGACAAGAGCAGACGAAACCGTTGCCAAAGCTGCAGATTCCAAAAATGCCTGACCGTGGGGATGAGCAAAGAAG TCGTTAGAAGCGGGCAGTTGAAAGGCCGGAGAGGGAGGCTACCGTCCAAGACAAAGCAGTCCGTGTTTTACCTGCCCCTAGACCCTTCCAATTAG